The genome window TAGAGATTGGTACTGTCCATATCAGTCTGCAAAACCAATAAAACGTTATACAAGTAAGAAGCAATCTTTAGCTCCCCATGTTCTGTCctattcaaaacaaaatgcTAGCTAAAGTTCCAGAGCCACTCACCATGGCTTTCTTTGAATAGATACTCCTGTAGGTAAAGGAGATGTTTGAAATCATAGCACTAATGAAGCCAGTCCAGTTGAATGACAACTCAGTCAGCGATGCCATCGACACACCTTCATTTTAAAAGTACGTAAATACTAAGTGAGCAAAGACAGTCTGAATAAATTCTCATGGCTCGTAGTTTTTGGGTATCTGCATGATTTACATTTTCCATAGTTTTCAATAGTATGATTGCAACAACGGGATGAACATAAAGAGAAGAGCATACCAAGAACAACAGGAGCCAGGGACAGCCATAGAGACAAGGGGATTGATTGTCCGAGGATAAATTGCGAAGCAGAGGCATTGAAGAATGGCTCAAGAGCTGCAACAAACAAATTCAACGTCTAAATGCAATAATTAAAAGTGCACTTGAACAATTTTGGCCATTGTACCAAACATATGAGAGCATAAGATTTGTCCTCTCACCTTTGATGGTATGTGTGAAGGAGACTGCAACGGCAGCAAATGAGACATTGCTGGTGACGTGGCCAAGTGCATGGCACACGGCCACAGGGATAAGCAGCTTCAACAGGTTTGAGTCAATAGGCTGCACGGAGAGGAGAAACACCAGTCAGTCACATAAACAAGACAACCAACTGAACAGACTGAGAATAGCATTATGGGCCTGGGCCTGAAGTGAATTCACTTACAGCGCGTTTAGGAAGGCCCACGGCCCAGCTTATCAAACAGTACACCACTCCCACGCCCAAGTGCACAACCGACACAAAACTGCACACAAACCTCAAACCCACTTattcgacccaaaaaaaaaaaaccgcaAACCCACTTCATCAGAAGTTCAGAACACAGACCGAATTCAAATGGCTAGAACCAGCTAAATTACGCCTGAACATGAACACATATGCTCTCCTACgctttttcatttatttgtttacaaGAATTATAGGTAacgaaaattgaaaatggcaCACTTACTAGGGATAAGGGAAGTAATTGTAGATCTTCTTGTTCATGATGTTGAAAATCACATTCAGAAAATACCTGCGCGCCAAGGACGACTCCGTAATTTCACATACAAAATATTTCTCCAAAAAAAATGCTTGAAAAGTTCATAAAAAAACGTACcacatgaagaagaagaagccggTGAGGATAGCCGGGTACTTGTCGAAGAACCCGAGCGGCGCGACCTTCGCGTCCCTGTTAAGAGCACCGAGTCAGgcagaaaaggccaaaaagaaaaaaagcattaGTCCGGAGGCCGACAGGGCGAGTCAGACCGAGTCGGAACGGAGGAAACGGACCTCACCCGGCGGAATCGTTTCCCTCGGTCGGAGAGGAAGCGGCGGCTAGGCAAGGCCGGAGAATCTCCCTCTTCAACGGTGAGGCCTCGAGCAGCAGCGCGGGGCGGAGTTGCCTCCCCCATATGAGGTTCCCGCCCTCGCTCACGGCGCCGATAAGCCGAGCCGAGACGAACGAAACGGCGGCGTTTTCCCTGGGAGATGGTTTGCGGTGGCAGGGGAGGGCTCCGAATGTGGTAGCGCGTGATAGCACTCGCGACTCCATGATTGCTGGggcagtgagagagagagagagagacagacagacagacagagtGGAGAATGTGGTTTGGGAAGCTGCAGTGAGCTCTTATTGGTGATTCAGAGTAGACACGCAGCACAGCAGAGACAGAGATGATGCGCACCGTTTTGGAGTGGGTGTTCGAGGGCGGTtaattgcttttgtttttgttcgtCTGGGATATAATCTGTTACGACGCGGGACAAGTTAAATAAAATGCATCCCCCAGTGAGATTAGATGAAGAACTTGAAATGATGAATGGGAGGGTGTGGAGAGGTCGATGATGGCGGGATATGGTGAGGTGGGGGAGGGAGTATGGGAGGTTATGGTCGGTACGGGATATGTTTATGGAGGAGAGTGAGTGAGGGAGATAGGGATATAACTGTGGAGGGGGGTGGGGACATCTTATCCCCAGCGTAAGGCTTACGAGCAACGAAGATTGGCAGTGTTTTGAAGCCTCTTATcgattttgttttcttaatggcttttttttctttttctttttcttatttgtgaTGAACTGTCAAAGCTGTCCGTGATGTTGTTATATGgggtttttgctttttattcaCTGTTCTCACGAGAAGCCAACTGTTTGCCtctgtaaaaaaattatttctgcAGTCCGTCCCAACCCAACTACTAGTCTACTAAATTAATTTCGTTTTCTAAGTAAAGAGGGAGATTCAAATTTGGAACCGAAAGAAGAATATCATTACATTAGGAGTAAATTAGTGATCTACTTGGCTACTATTCCGGTCATTGAGATTTCAAGTTTTCTAAGTAGCAAGAAGAAGGAACATGCTCACTCCTATTGAACCCGGCTATAGCCTATGGTGATAGGATAAAAAATCCAAGCACAAGCACAGGAGTCGGAACTGCCATGCCAACGCCAAGATGCGTTACAAGCTTaggtgggcccaagccaccaaaattacccggggcttgcttgaacgggttgtggtatggatggcaacaagctttcataaaactcATTGACGAGCCAAGGAAGTGGTAGTTTCGGGTCACTTGGGGGGcccaaaactcaagcctaTTTCTTCGGCCCGAAATGTATGGGTTAgcatgagagaagagagagcatGACCCAATACCTTAGAAAAAAAGTGCAAAGCCTGTTAGAAAAGgctaagacaattagaaagcCTAAACGTGCTGTTAAAGTGCAATAGGCAAGCtgcttccggcagcttgacgaaaagCCCAGTAGATTGACCAGAAGACATATCACCAATTCAAAGCCTAGGAAAGAAAAGCCCAGCCCAAGCTCTCTGTAAAATATCTGGCCAAGCACGTTTTGTCCCTATCCGAGAGAGTCAACAGCAAACATCTTAAAAACCAGAGGAAATCCACACAAGCAAGAGGTTTATCCGCTGAGTAAAACGTAGCTCCTTTCCCTCCCATTGTCCTGGCAGCTTGCATAGGAAAGGTCGAGAGAAAAACAAGCGGCTCTTCACCTCTATGAAGAAGGGCCAGCAAAACCAAGACCTTGGAACCGCAAATGGGGTCCTTACCCATATGTCTTGGGCGGATAGGATTCATCAAAGAAGACGAAGTGGGgaaaaacaatggaaagaGGGAAGGAACTATGACGAAATTAGAACCCTGAGTGGCTATAAAAGGAGGACTTCTGCTACCCAGAAGAACCAACCCACTTCCAGAGCTCGACCAAGCATTGTCAAGCAGCTGGAAAATCTACTCAAGCCACCCCATCTCCCCCTCCATTCGTTTTCTTCCTTCATCAGGAAGGAAACCAGCTGAATCTTCCTTTGCTTGCTCTAAACCTCCATCCTCCATAGGaaaattcatctctctctctcaaaattgcTAAACCTGTGAAAGCctagctcccatgccacatgCTCTTCAAGCCAAGCTCTTCTGTAAAATTGGTTAAGTTTGTTTGGGCTATTAGTGAGGGAAGCCTGAGAGTGTTTTCGTAACAGTTTCATCAGGCTCTGCGAAAAACACTCTTCCAGGCGCTTGGTATCGAACCCAGGCACTTGGGGAATTTTGCTCACTTCTCTTCTTACGacagcccaagcccattcaTCAGGCTGCTGGAACAAAAGGCCCCAACACATCTTTTATAACAAGTTGGTTTTCTTGGTGGAATTGAAACCCCAATATAGAAGAACATTGTCAACTAAACTATAACTGGCCATTTATTGGGCCTATGACAGCGTAAATTGTCGATGACCCGATCCATTTGTCTATGGGCCTAATTGAAGCATTGCATTGCATCATTGCATGTTCCCATTTTGATCCAAATTGCCAATGTCGTCGAGTATTCGCGCCCTAGGCCGTCTAAAGCCTCTGCTGCTGAGCATTACCATTCAGGGACCGTCCAAGACGTCGGGAAAATACGATGAGtctgaaagagaaaaacaattTCATGATAATCAGTCCGCAGGTAAGGTTGCTGCTACTTctgtttaaattaaatttgtattttccCCTCAAAAATTTTGTGTGATTTAAAGTTCCCGCCTAAGATTGGTGTTACGGGACGACAtctgtttgatgaaatgcccCACAGAGTTTAGACTAGGTGGCTTCTTAGCTTGAATTTTACTGCTAATCGATTCATGTTGTTCGTGGGTAGTTCTTTTTATCTGgttcttgtctcattttgCTCTTATGTTTATAGAAATGTAGAAATTGATTCAGAGATTTGCAGGCAGAGCTTTTATTGTGCAAAACTGAAACATAATTGGAAGTGAATGATATTGTCTTACTGAGAAAGAGTGCTGCCAATACAATGGGAAGCAAAACTTTGTTTAAATGGTCGCAAATCACTACTTCCCAAGTTGAGCAGCTGATAAAAGCTGAAAAGGACATACAGAAAGCTATTCTCATATTTGATTCCGCAACAGCCGAGTACACCAATGGCTTCCGGCATGATCACACCACCTTTGGTCTCATGGTCGCTAGGTTAGTCTCCGCGAACCAGTTCAGGTCAGCCGAGGCGTTACTTGATAAGATGAAGGAGGAGAAATGTAGTGTTACAGAAGATATATTCCTCTCTGTTTGCAGAGGATATGGCCGCGTTCACAGGCCACTGGATGCTGTCAGGGTCTTCCACAAAATGGAGGACTTCCAGTGCAAACCAACCCAGAAATCTTACATTACCATACTTGGCATTCTTGTTGAAGAAAACCAGTTAAAGATTGCTTTCAGGTTCTACAAGTATATGAGAGAAACAGGCATTCCAGCTAGCGTTGTGTCGCTTAATATTTTGATCAAAGCCCTTTGTAAGAACAGTAGTTCCATGGATGCAGCTCTTCGAATATTTCGTGAGATGCCCAATCATGGGTGCACCCCAGATTCATATACATATGGTACTTTGATTAATGGATTGTGTAAGTTAGGAAAGATTGGTGAAGCAAAAGAGCTCTTCAATGAAATGGAAACAAAAGGTTGTTTGCCCTCTGTTGTTACGTATACTTCCTTGATACACGGCTTTTGCCAATCCAACAATTTGGATGAAGCTGTGGGGTTGTTTGAACACATGAAAACCCAAGGTATTACTCCAAATGTCTTTACTTACAGCTCTTTGATGGATGGACTTTGCAAGGGTGGGCGTTCTTCACAAGCAATGGAACTATTAGACTTAATGATTCGTAAGCGCCATAGGCCAAACAATATCACTTATAGTACTTTGCTTCATGGACTCTGTGAAGAAGGAAAGCTTCAAGAAGCTTTGGAGATTCTAGATAGGATGAAGCTTCAAGGCTTGAAACCAGATGCAGGGCTGTATGGGAAGGTAATTAATGGCTTTTGTAACATTTGCAAGTTCCAGGAAGCTGCAAACTTTCTTGATGAGATGGTCCTTGGAGGAGTTTCACCTAACAGACTAACTTGGAGCCTTCATGTAAGGATTCATAATGCAGTGGTCCAGGGCTTGTGTAGTAGCGGCAATCCAAATCGAGCTTGTCAGCTGTATCTTAGCATGCGTTCCAGGGGTATCTCCATAGATATGAAGACATTTGATACTCTAGTGAAGTGTATCTGTAAAAAAGGGGACCTGCACAAAGCTTATCGAATTGTTGATGAGATGGTGCTTGATGGATGTGTTCCGGATGAGGGAATATGGAGTTCCATGGTGGATGGATTTTGGAATCGCAGGAAGGTGCGTGAACCTGCTGAGTTGTTGCAGGCTGAGCTGATGAGCGAAATGGTTGAGCCTGAAACATAAATCTGAAAGTTTTGAGCTAGTAAGTGCTCTTATCCACGTTTCATTTATTTGCTTTCTGGTCATGGAAGTTTGTTCACCAcattgccttttctttttctttttatgaaattataagTTACTGGCTCAAAATATGACTACTTACGTGGCACATGATTTATAAAGCACTTGCTTAGTATAATGTCATTGGTAACTGTCCATAGTGAATTTAACCATGAACGTTGGTAACTGTAGCGCTAGAAAGGATTTTTCTGTATATTAACCATGAAATATATTTGGTTGACAATCTTGAAGTAAATTGTTCTTCCTATTATTCACATACCTCACTCATGTACTACACTCTTTGGCATATAAGAGAAATAAGTATGACAAGCATTTGTTAAATCAGTACCAGATACAATCTATCCTGTCAAGAATCGAGGTTTTTAAAAGCTATTTCTTTAAAGGTGGAACTAGgatttacaaacaaaaatagaaatcaTATAACTGACATTGACAGAGCTTGGAGGAAGCTGATATGGAAGAATGAATAAATAACGTTGTGTGCAGTCCACAATTTTAAGGAGCACGCAGGCaaatatttcttaattaaCAAAAGAGGAGTTGTTAATTTACAGACAGGGGGAACCCAATTCCGTGGCGCTTGGTTGGAAACACAAC of Prunus dulcis chromosome 4, ALMONDv2, whole genome shotgun sequence contains these proteins:
- the LOC117626802 gene encoding triose phosphate/phosphate translocator, chloroplastic-like isoform X1 produces the protein MESRVLSRATTFGALPCHRKPSPRENAAVSFVSARLIGAVSEGGNLIWGRQLRPALLLEASPLKREILRPCLAAASSPTEGNDSAGDAKVAPLGFFDKYPAILTGFFFFMWYFLNVIFNIMNKKIYNYFPYPYFVSVVHLGVGVVYCLISWAVGLPKRAPIDSNLLKLLIPVAVCHALGHVTSNVSFAAVAVSFTHTIKALEPFFNASASQFILGQSIPLSLWLSLAPVVLGVSMASLTELSFNWTGFISAMISNISFTYRSIYSKKAMTDMDSTNLYAYISIIALLVCIPPALIVEGPQLIKYGFNDVIAKVGLVKFVSDLFWVGLFYHLYNQLATNTLERVAPLTHAVGNVLKRVFVIGFSILVFGNKISTQTGIGTAIAIAGVAIYSYIKAKIEEEKRQGKAA
- the LOC117626802 gene encoding triose phosphate/phosphate translocator, chloroplastic-like isoform X3 produces the protein MGEATPPRAAARGLTVEEGDSPALPSRRFLSDRGKRFRRGREGRAARVLRQVPGYPHRLLLLHVVFSECDFQHHEQEDLQLLPLSLPIDSNLLKLLIPVAVCHALGHVTSNVSFAAVAVSFTHTIKALEPFFNASASQFILGQSIPLSLWLSLAPVVLGVSMASLTELSFNWTGFISAMISNISFTYRSIYSKKAMTDMDSTNLYAYISIIALLVCIPPALIVEGPQLIKYGFNDVIAKVGLVKFVSDLFWVGLFYHLYNQLATNTLERVAPLTHAVGNVLKRVFVIGFSILVFGNKISTQTGIGTAIAIAGVAIYSYIKAKIEEEKRQGKAA
- the LOC117626802 gene encoding triose phosphate/phosphate translocator, chloroplastic-like isoform X2, translating into MGEATPPRAAARGLTVEEGDSPALPSRRFLSDRGKRFRRVRDAKVAPLGFFDKYPAILTGFFFFMWYFLNVIFNIMNKKIYNYFPYPYFVSVVHLGVGVVYCLISWAVGLPKRAPIDSNLLKLLIPVAVCHALGHVTSNVSFAAVAVSFTHTIKALEPFFNASASQFILGQSIPLSLWLSLAPVVLGVSMASLTELSFNWTGFISAMISNISFTYRSIYSKKAMTDMDSTNLYAYISIIALLVCIPPALIVEGPQLIKYGFNDVIAKVGLVKFVSDLFWVGLFYHLYNQLATNTLERVAPLTHAVGNVLKRVFVIGFSILVFGNKISTQTGIGTAIAIAGVAIYSYIKAKIEEEKRQGKAA
- the LOC117626803 gene encoding pentatricopeptide repeat-containing protein At5g46100, which gives rise to MGSKTLFKWSQITTSQVEQLIKAEKDIQKAILIFDSATAEYTNGFRHDHTTFGLMVARLVSANQFRSAEALLDKMKEEKCSVTEDIFLSVCRGYGRVHRPLDAVRVFHKMEDFQCKPTQKSYITILGILVEENQLKIAFRFYKYMRETGIPASVVSLNILIKALCKNSSSMDAALRIFREMPNHGCTPDSYTYGTLINGLCKLGKIGEAKELFNEMETKGCLPSVVTYTSLIHGFCQSNNLDEAVGLFEHMKTQGITPNVFTYSSLMDGLCKGGRSSQAMELLDLMIRKRHRPNNITYSTLLHGLCEEGKLQEALEILDRMKLQGLKPDAGLYGKVINGFCNICKFQEAANFLDEMVLGGVSPNRLTWSLHVRIHNAVVQGLCSSGNPNRACQLYLSMRSRGISIDMKTFDTLVKCICKKGDLHKAYRIVDEMVLDGCVPDEGIWSSMVDGFWNRRKVREPAELLQAELMSEMVEPET